A window from Myxocyprinus asiaticus isolate MX2 ecotype Aquarium Trade chromosome 37, UBuf_Myxa_2, whole genome shotgun sequence encodes these proteins:
- the LOC127427648 gene encoding mediator of RNA polymerase II transcription subunit 26-like isoform X1 — MEDSGSSVQCAYPWLYLENMFQFSENVKDSFRFKCLLCFPKTNQITAFKNLPSKLRKHFEIQNLAAVLDVICCLENYPMTKEALVETRLGKLINDLRKRSTDEELVKRLKKLVRSWQRLLGLNEATAKEFSCCADRIKSAQAECISGSTQTLSENHSKTVSCSNVSQRDEMSRPVAGQPINYLAIVRPSRIPVRAIKPYSSFLEHPKQSSASSSLRTSLSNQHSQDHKNIIVRDFQKSQRCGTSTNPSTTKNILVATEPALCSTTLDLPSKSSIQDSHTKTSELMKNQNNLLKPAPLKVNLCSLDEVSRGMTETNLGTFENKTKKNQHSSRTNKLEERCTEDGTKPAQLIGNKLPYDPHPQQIKSISNNSTSDQLKCFCSFQQTNWRELSQSTIIAPDPNLQNSLQTSDSQILGMNFSESENSKQEKDYTEECRKTPMFIPDFPVTDLPGVSRKLTDRDLHRMHRQQWHGVNGCYDNQNNWHDWTQSITLDPYADGSKLKISPYVCLDYRHCSLNSPNVYS; from the exons ATGGAAGATAGCGGTTCCTCGGTGCAGTGCGCGTACCCATGGCTATACTTAGAAAATATGTTccagttttctgaaaatgttaaagATTCGTTTCGttttaaatgtttgctttgtTTTCCTAAAACAAACCAAATCACAGCCTTCAAAAACTTGCCGTCCAAACTGCGGAAGCATTttgag ATTCAGAATTTGGCGGCCGTATTGGACGTAATATGCTGTCTGGAAAATTACCCCATGACAAAAGAGGCTCTGGTG GAAACCAGGCTTGGAAAGCTGATCAACGATTTGAGAAAAAGGAGCACAGACGAAGAGCTTGTTAAACGTTTGAAAAAACTCGTACGAAGTTGGCAGAGGCTTCTAGGACTAAATGAAGCCACAGCAAAAGAGTTCTCATGCTGTGCGGACAGAATCAAATCGGCTCAAGCAGAATGCATTTCTGGATCAACTCAAACCTTGTCTGAAAATCACAGTAAAACAGTTTCCTGCAGTAATGTGAGCCAAAGAGATGAAATGTCTCGTCCTGTGGCGGGTCAACCCATCAATTATCTTGCCATTGTCAGACCAAGTCGAATTCCTGTCCGTGCAAtcaaaccttattcctcattccTCGAGCATCCAAAACAATCTAGTGCTTCCTCGAGCCTGAGAACATCTCTGTCTAATCAACATTCCCAAGACcacaaaaacataattgtcagaGACTTCCAGAAGTCCCAAAGATGCGGCACCTCTACCAACCCCAGCACCACAAAAAACATATTAGTTGCCACAGAACCAGCACTGTGCAGCACTACACTTGATCTACCTTCAAAATCTTCCATCCAGGATTCACACACAAAGACATCAGAGCTCATGAAGAACCAAAACAACTTACTCAAACCTGCACCTTTGAAAGTTAACCTGTGCTCGCTCGATGAGGTCTCCAGGGGAATGACAGAGACAAACTTAGGGACATTTGAGAATAAAACGAAGAAGAATCAGCATAGCAGCCGTACCAACAAACTCGAGGAACGTTGCACAGAAGACGGTACCAAACCTGCGCAATTAATAGGAAACAAGTTGCCGTATGACCCTCATCCTCAACAAATCAAATCTATATCAAACAACAGCACATCTGACCAGTTGAAATGCTTTTGTTCTTTCCAGCAGACAAACTGGAGAGAGCTGTCACAAAGTACGATTATTGCACCCGACCCGAACCTTCAGAATAGCTTGCAGACCTCAGACAGTCAAATTTTAGGGATGAACTTCTCTGAGTCTGAAAACTCGAAGCAAGAGAAAGACTATACCGAAGAGTGCCGAAAAACACCAATGTTTATACCAGATTTCCCTGTCACAGACCTGCCAGGGGTGAGTCGAAAGCTCACTGATAGAGACCTCCACAGGATGCACCGTCAGCAGTGGCATGGCGTGAATGGCTGTTATGATAACCAGAATAACTGGCACGATTGGACTCAGTCCATAACTCTGGATCCATATGCGGATGGGAGTAAACTTAAGATCTCTCCTTATGTTTGCTTAGATTACAGACATTGTAGTCTTAATAGTCCAAATGTGTATTCATGA
- the LOC127427648 gene encoding mediator of RNA polymerase II transcription subunit 26-like isoform X2, producing MKRSLSRPQQLKEQLLQAIDAQNNIQNLAAVLDVICCLENYPMTKEALVETRLGKLINDLRKRSTDEELVKRLKKLVRSWQRLLGLNEATAKEFSCCADRIKSAQAECISGSTQTLSENHSKTVSCSNVSQRDEMSRPVAGQPINYLAIVRPSRIPVRAIKPYSSFLEHPKQSSASSSLRTSLSNQHSQDHKNIIVRDFQKSQRCGTSTNPSTTKNILVATEPALCSTTLDLPSKSSIQDSHTKTSELMKNQNNLLKPAPLKVNLCSLDEVSRGMTETNLGTFENKTKKNQHSSRTNKLEERCTEDGTKPAQLIGNKLPYDPHPQQIKSISNNSTSDQLKCFCSFQQTNWRELSQSTIIAPDPNLQNSLQTSDSQILGMNFSESENSKQEKDYTEECRKTPMFIPDFPVTDLPGVSRKLTDRDLHRMHRQQWHGVNGCYDNQNNWHDWTQSITLDPYADGSKLKISPYVCLDYRHCSLNSPNVYS from the exons ATTCAGAATTTGGCGGCCGTATTGGACGTAATATGCTGTCTGGAAAATTACCCCATGACAAAAGAGGCTCTGGTG GAAACCAGGCTTGGAAAGCTGATCAACGATTTGAGAAAAAGGAGCACAGACGAAGAGCTTGTTAAACGTTTGAAAAAACTCGTACGAAGTTGGCAGAGGCTTCTAGGACTAAATGAAGCCACAGCAAAAGAGTTCTCATGCTGTGCGGACAGAATCAAATCGGCTCAAGCAGAATGCATTTCTGGATCAACTCAAACCTTGTCTGAAAATCACAGTAAAACAGTTTCCTGCAGTAATGTGAGCCAAAGAGATGAAATGTCTCGTCCTGTGGCGGGTCAACCCATCAATTATCTTGCCATTGTCAGACCAAGTCGAATTCCTGTCCGTGCAAtcaaaccttattcctcattccTCGAGCATCCAAAACAATCTAGTGCTTCCTCGAGCCTGAGAACATCTCTGTCTAATCAACATTCCCAAGACcacaaaaacataattgtcagaGACTTCCAGAAGTCCCAAAGATGCGGCACCTCTACCAACCCCAGCACCACAAAAAACATATTAGTTGCCACAGAACCAGCACTGTGCAGCACTACACTTGATCTACCTTCAAAATCTTCCATCCAGGATTCACACACAAAGACATCAGAGCTCATGAAGAACCAAAACAACTTACTCAAACCTGCACCTTTGAAAGTTAACCTGTGCTCGCTCGATGAGGTCTCCAGGGGAATGACAGAGACAAACTTAGGGACATTTGAGAATAAAACGAAGAAGAATCAGCATAGCAGCCGTACCAACAAACTCGAGGAACGTTGCACAGAAGACGGTACCAAACCTGCGCAATTAATAGGAAACAAGTTGCCGTATGACCCTCATCCTCAACAAATCAAATCTATATCAAACAACAGCACATCTGACCAGTTGAAATGCTTTTGTTCTTTCCAGCAGACAAACTGGAGAGAGCTGTCACAAAGTACGATTATTGCACCCGACCCGAACCTTCAGAATAGCTTGCAGACCTCAGACAGTCAAATTTTAGGGATGAACTTCTCTGAGTCTGAAAACTCGAAGCAAGAGAAAGACTATACCGAAGAGTGCCGAAAAACACCAATGTTTATACCAGATTTCCCTGTCACAGACCTGCCAGGGGTGAGTCGAAAGCTCACTGATAGAGACCTCCACAGGATGCACCGTCAGCAGTGGCATGGCGTGAATGGCTGTTATGATAACCAGAATAACTGGCACGATTGGACTCAGTCCATAACTCTGGATCCATATGCGGATGGGAGTAAACTTAAGATCTCTCCTTATGTTTGCTTAGATTACAGACATTGTAGTCTTAATAGTCCAAATGTGTATTCATGA
- the LOC127427648 gene encoding mediator of RNA polymerase II transcription subunit 26-like isoform X3 — MTKEALVETRLGKLINDLRKRSTDEELVKRLKKLVRSWQRLLGLNEATAKEFSCCADRIKSAQAECISGSTQTLSENHSKTVSCSNVSQRDEMSRPVAGQPINYLAIVRPSRIPVRAIKPYSSFLEHPKQSSASSSLRTSLSNQHSQDHKNIIVRDFQKSQRCGTSTNPSTTKNILVATEPALCSTTLDLPSKSSIQDSHTKTSELMKNQNNLLKPAPLKVNLCSLDEVSRGMTETNLGTFENKTKKNQHSSRTNKLEERCTEDGTKPAQLIGNKLPYDPHPQQIKSISNNSTSDQLKCFCSFQQTNWRELSQSTIIAPDPNLQNSLQTSDSQILGMNFSESENSKQEKDYTEECRKTPMFIPDFPVTDLPGVSRKLTDRDLHRMHRQQWHGVNGCYDNQNNWHDWTQSITLDPYADGSKLKISPYVCLDYRHCSLNSPNVYS; from the exons ATGACAAAAGAGGCTCTGGTG GAAACCAGGCTTGGAAAGCTGATCAACGATTTGAGAAAAAGGAGCACAGACGAAGAGCTTGTTAAACGTTTGAAAAAACTCGTACGAAGTTGGCAGAGGCTTCTAGGACTAAATGAAGCCACAGCAAAAGAGTTCTCATGCTGTGCGGACAGAATCAAATCGGCTCAAGCAGAATGCATTTCTGGATCAACTCAAACCTTGTCTGAAAATCACAGTAAAACAGTTTCCTGCAGTAATGTGAGCCAAAGAGATGAAATGTCTCGTCCTGTGGCGGGTCAACCCATCAATTATCTTGCCATTGTCAGACCAAGTCGAATTCCTGTCCGTGCAAtcaaaccttattcctcattccTCGAGCATCCAAAACAATCTAGTGCTTCCTCGAGCCTGAGAACATCTCTGTCTAATCAACATTCCCAAGACcacaaaaacataattgtcagaGACTTCCAGAAGTCCCAAAGATGCGGCACCTCTACCAACCCCAGCACCACAAAAAACATATTAGTTGCCACAGAACCAGCACTGTGCAGCACTACACTTGATCTACCTTCAAAATCTTCCATCCAGGATTCACACACAAAGACATCAGAGCTCATGAAGAACCAAAACAACTTACTCAAACCTGCACCTTTGAAAGTTAACCTGTGCTCGCTCGATGAGGTCTCCAGGGGAATGACAGAGACAAACTTAGGGACATTTGAGAATAAAACGAAGAAGAATCAGCATAGCAGCCGTACCAACAAACTCGAGGAACGTTGCACAGAAGACGGTACCAAACCTGCGCAATTAATAGGAAACAAGTTGCCGTATGACCCTCATCCTCAACAAATCAAATCTATATCAAACAACAGCACATCTGACCAGTTGAAATGCTTTTGTTCTTTCCAGCAGACAAACTGGAGAGAGCTGTCACAAAGTACGATTATTGCACCCGACCCGAACCTTCAGAATAGCTTGCAGACCTCAGACAGTCAAATTTTAGGGATGAACTTCTCTGAGTCTGAAAACTCGAAGCAAGAGAAAGACTATACCGAAGAGTGCCGAAAAACACCAATGTTTATACCAGATTTCCCTGTCACAGACCTGCCAGGGGTGAGTCGAAAGCTCACTGATAGAGACCTCCACAGGATGCACCGTCAGCAGTGGCATGGCGTGAATGGCTGTTATGATAACCAGAATAACTGGCACGATTGGACTCAGTCCATAACTCTGGATCCATATGCGGATGGGAGTAAACTTAAGATCTCTCCTTATGTTTGCTTAGATTACAGACATTGTAGTCTTAATAGTCCAAATGTGTATTCATGA